In the genome of Maribacter forsetii DSM 18668, the window GATTACTCCTGATTTTGTTGGGATGACAATAGCGGTTCATAACGGAAAACAATTTGTACCTGTTTTTGTAACAGAAAACATGGTAGGACATAAACTTGGGGAATTTTCACCAACTAGATCTTTTAGAGGTCATGCGGGTGCGAAAAACAAAGGAAAAAAGTAAGCTATGGGAGTTCGTAAAAAACAGATGGCCGAAAGAATAAAGGCCGAGAAGAAGATGGTAGCTTTCGCTAAGTTGAATAACTGTCCTACTTCACCTAGAAAAATGCGTTTAGTTGCAGATTTAATTCGCGGTGTAAAGGTAGAGCAAGCATTAGCTATATTAAGGTTTAATCCTAAAGAAGCTTCTAGAAAGTTAGAGAAATTATTACTTTCAGCTTTGGCTAATTGGCAAGCAAAAAATGAAGAGGCAAATTTAGAAGATGCTGATTTAATTGTTGCTGAGATTAGAGTAGATAGTGGTGCAATGTTGAAAAGATTGCGTCCTGCTCCACAAGGTAGAGCACATAGAATTAGAAAACGTTCAAACCATGTTACATTGGTTTTGGGTTCAAAAAACATAACAGAAAACTAGGATGGGACAGAAAACAAATCCAATAGGAAATCGTCTAGGAATCATAAGAGGTTGGGAGTCTAACTGGTATGGTGGAAACGATTACGGAGATAAATTGGCTGAGGATGATAAAATACGTAAGTATATTCATGCCAGACTTTCTAAAGCTAGTGTTTCAAGAGTTATAATTGAACGTACTCTTAAATTAATCACGGTTACTGTTACAACTGCTAGAC includes:
- the rplV gene encoding 50S ribosomal protein L22, producing MGVRKKQMAERIKAEKKMVAFAKLNNCPTSPRKMRLVADLIRGVKVEQALAILRFNPKEASRKLEKLLLSALANWQAKNEEANLEDADLIVAEIRVDSGAMLKRLRPAPQGRAHRIRKRSNHVTLVLGSKNITEN
- the rpsS gene encoding 30S ribosomal protein S19, coding for MARSLKKGPYVHYSLEKKIQQSVSSGKKSVIKTWSRASMITPDFVGMTIAVHNGKQFVPVFVTENMVGHKLGEFSPTRSFRGHAGAKNKGKK